A region from the Coffea eugenioides isolate CCC68of chromosome 9, Ceug_1.0, whole genome shotgun sequence genome encodes:
- the LOC113783579 gene encoding berberine bridge enzyme-like 8, which translates to MRNLSIILASFFFSTLVAISFAASDQSVHQTFVQCLEKHSSPNISAVIYTPNNSSFPTVLQAYIRNLRFNESTTRKPFLILTALDVSHIQAAIICAKAQGLQMKTRSGGHDYEGVSYISEVPFFILDLFNIRSISVNIEEETAWVQVGATLGEVYYRIYEKSKVHGFPAGVCPTVGVGGHFSGGGYGNMMRKYGLTVDNIIDAQIIDVNGRILDRAAMGEDLFWAITGGGASSFGVALAYKINLVRVPPKVTVFRVERTYEQNATYLVHRWQEVADKLDNDIFIRMIIDVVNNTRTGGKTIRSAFFTLFLGDSARLLSLMNESFPELELRQSDCIEMSWAKSVLYYTNFTLGTPVDILLSRDPQARNHLKRKSDYLKKPMPIEGIEFIFKKMIELQTPVLTFNPYGGRMAEIPASAKPFPHRAGNIAKIQYATDWHQNGVQTAEHYIKLTRALHKYMTPFVSKFPREAFLNYRDLDIGITHNGKNSYAEGLVYGIKYFKENFNRLVKVKTAVDPDNFFRNEQTIPVSPSRKY; encoded by the coding sequence ATGAGAAATCTTAGCAtcattctagcttcattctttttctcgACCTTGGTTGCAATTTCATTTGCAGCTTCTGATCAATCTGTCCATCAGACATTTGTTCAATGTCTAGAAAAACATTCTTCACCCAACATTTCTGCAGTAATTTACACCCCAAACAACTCTTCATTTCCCACTGTTTTGCAAGCCTACATCAGAAATCTAAGATTCAATGAGTCCACCACAAGAAAGCCTTTCCTCATCCTCACTGCTTTGGATGTTTCTCATATCCAAGCAGCTATCATCTGCGCAAAAGCGCAAGGCCTGCAGATGAAAACCCGAAGTGGAGGGCATGACTATGAGGGCGTTTCCTACATCTCTGAAGTCCCCTTCTTCATCCTTGACTTGTTCAACATTCGATCAATCAGTGTTAACATAGAAGAAGAGACAGCTTGGGTTCAAGTTGGAGCAACTCTTGGTGAAGTATACTACAGAATTTATGAGAAAAGCAAAGTTCATGGCTTCCCTGCCGGAGTTTGTCCCACAGTTGGCGTTGGCGGGCATTTCAGTGGAGGTGGCTACGGCAACATGATGAGGAAATATGGCCTTACAGTAGACAATATTATTGATGCACAAATCATCGATGTGAATGGCCGAATTCTAGACCGAGCAGCAATGGGAGAAGATCTGTTCTGGGCTATCACTGGAGGTGGAGCTTCGAGTTTTGGAGTTGCTCTTGCATACAAGATAAATCTGGTCCGTGTTCCCCCTAAAGTTACAGTGTTCAGGGTGGAAAGGACTTATGAGCAAAATGCAACGTATCTTGTTCACAGGTGGCAGGAAGTTGCAGACAAGTTGGACAATGACATCTTCATAAGAATGATTATTGATGTGGTCAATAATACTCGTACAGGAGGTAAAACTATAAGATCAGCGTTCTTCACGTTGTTCTTGGGAGACTCGGCAAGACTTCTTTCTCTGATGAATGAAAGTTTTCCTGAATTGGAATTGCGACAATCAGATTGCATTGAGATGAGTTGGGCTAAATCTGTACTTTACTACACCAACTTCACCCTTGGAACTCCTGTTGATATACTTCTTAGCAGAGATCCTCAAGCACGAAATCATCTGAAAAGGAAATCTGATTATTTGAAAAAGCCTATGCCAATAGAAGGCATAGAATTCATCTTCAAGAAAATGATTGAATTGCAGACTCCAGTCTTGACTTTCAATCCTTACGGAGGAAGAATGGCCGAGATTCCAGCCTCGGCCAAACCCTTTCCCCATAGAGCTGGGAATATTGCAAAGATTCAGTATGCAACAGACTGGCATCAAAATGGCGTCCAGACGGCCGAGCATTACATCAAGTTGACCAGAGCTTTACATAAATATATGACTCCTTTTGTCTCCAAGTTCCCCAGGGAAGCATTTCTCAATTACAGAGATCTTGATATAGGGATCACCCATAATGGCAAGAACAGTTACGCCGAGGGACTTGTTTATGGAATTAAGTACTTCAAGGAAAATTTTAACAGATTGGTAAAAGTTAAGACCGCGGTTGATCCTGACAATTTCTTCAGGAATGAACAAACCATTCCGGTGTCTCCTTCTAGGAAATACTAA
- the LOC113782271 gene encoding uncharacterized protein LOC113782271 produces MIKGLFWNIRGISKAPKLRRIKQLIKVHNLQFLALCEPWLKVDKAERYRYKLNFHGLVHNKEGLVWFFFKEPFSGLIVGESSQHVSVRLSHEHLSGSQLVVSFVHARCTSEERCELWDGLLRDNPGSAAWVVGGDFNVILEAAEKKGGRAFAPFEAMEFKDFITEANLTDIGFSGARFT; encoded by the coding sequence ATGATTAAGGGTCTATTTTGGAATATTCGGGGCATCTCTAAAGCTCCAAAATTGAGAAGGATTAAACAGTTAATTAAAGTGCATAATCTTCAATTTTTGGCCCTTTGTGAGCCTTGGTTGAAGGTCGACAAGGCTGAACGGTATAGGTACAAATTAAATTTTCATGGCTTGGTGCATAATAAGGAGGGTTTGGTGTGGTTTTTCTTTAAAGAACCTTTCTCAGGTTTGATTGTTGGAGAGAGTTCCCAGCATGTGTCTGTACGGTTGTCCCACGAGCACTTATCGGGGTCTCAACTGGTTGTATCCTTTGTGCATGCGCGGTGCACGTCTGAGGAGAGATGTGAACTCTGGGATGGTTTATTGCGGGATAACCCAGGTTCTGCAGCATGGGTTGTTGGGGGGGATTTTAATGTAATTCTAGAGGCTGCGGAGAAGAAAGGGGGTCGGGCTTTTGCCCCTTTTGAAGCTATGGAGTTCAAGGATTTTATCACTGAGGCTAATCTCACAGATATTGGTTTTTCTGGCGCTCGCTTTACTTGA
- the LOC113782272 gene encoding uncharacterized protein LOC113782272 → MVRDSWGHPCTGSPLQFLCCKLKRLRGAIQAWNREAFGDIFQTVRQQEEEVRLAELRVESDESVDARVNLHLAQGRLRAALRVEEMFWEQKARVRWLQEGDRNTKFFHSVVKHRTARSIIHRIRNGRGGWAESEEEIGAEAVRYFEAEENDLLEQVPSEEEIRSTVFAMDGDSVPGPDGYTGKFFTAAWLVIGEDVVRAVGSFFCGAELPRAITVTSIVLIPKIAHPQDFSHFRLISLCNFVNKLISRILADRLAQILPKIISPQQSGFVRGRIISDNFLLAQELLSSMGRTSENADVALKLDMSKAYDRVSWVFFTMVLRRFGFGEQWIDRVWRLVSNSWFSVLVNGASVGFFKSTRGIRQGDPLSPGLFIIGVEVMSRSLNKLLENREFKCFSVPRGCPKITHLSYADDVLVFSSTCSSSLRCVMQTIGGYEAISGQKINVQKCGFLAHDKLPSYCMARVRRATGFGLKSFPVRYLGCPLFTGRRKSVYFMEMVQSVINKISSWRSRFLSSGGRLILIRHVLSAIPTHLLAAACPPRGVLALAERAMANFLWGEREGGFRHHWIEWDDLCASLSQGGIGIRSLLEVQSAFSIKLWWRFRTSDCLWSTFMQAKYCRRSHPCMVGTVQGSSYVWRRMLQVREVAEQNLWWLVRSGQCNFWFDNWLGSGPLCQRLQSVSDHPVRDFVLNGRWNQQLLRRWVPDDIVSEIVTKPPPVGVADDCAVWALTESGDFSIASSYVLLGRQSPSSFMFSRVWHSLIPIKVSFFMVRLLQDRLPLASVLGRLHVYGPSKCFCCSAPQSESLDHIFGEGDVAQFLWTFFGNGAGVTYRGSGARSRLAGWWCQPKCSSRLASLHVLVPSIICWHIWLARNLAVFEGKCLRREAMCDRILADIVGLFCGKYAGEAMGHGSWLAFYSNICGWRPRYCHSLVHWVLPTQGAFKLNTDGCSLGNPGASGGGGVLRDSSGVVVFGFSTPLAELTCLQAEIMSLLVGVQQCLLRGFLRIQVEVDSLVLVNILLKKSRCPWVIQPEIAALEAIQGVEWSVGHCYREANQVADALAKVGARSEDFVLYSSQQDFPRMARGALGLDRSQTPAIQVRVARK, encoded by the exons ATGGTTCGGGATTCATGGGGGCATCCATGCACTGGTTCTCCTCTGCAATTTCTTTGTTGTAAATTGAAGCGTCTTAGGGGCGCTATCCAAGCATGGAACAGGGAGGCCTTCGGGGATATTTTTCAGACAGTTAGGCAGCAGGAAGAGGAGGTGAGGCTTGCGGAGTTACGAGTGGAAAGTGATGAGTCGGTTGACGCTAGGGTGAATTTACACCTAGCTCAAGGTCGTTTGCGGGCTGCCTTGAGAGTGGAGGAGATGTTTTGGGAACAGAAGGCGCGGGTGAGATGGTTGCAGGAGGGAGATCGTAATACAAAGTTTTTTCATTCTGTAGTCAAACACAGAACGGCACGGTCGATCATTCACAGGATTAGGAATGGTAGAGGGGGGTGGGCTGAGTCAGAAGAGGAGATAGGTGCTGAGGCAGTGCGGTATTTTGAGG CTGAGGAGAATGATTTGTTGGAGCAGGTTCCCTCTGAGGAGGAGATTCGTAGTACGGTATTTGCGATGGATGGGGATAGTGTTCCGGGCCCGGATGGATATACGGGTAAATTTTTCACGGCTGCTTGGTTGGTTATCGGTGAGGATGTGGTTAGAGCAGTGGGTAGTTTCTTCTGTGGGGCTGAGCTGCCGCGTGCAATTACCGTGACCTCCATTGTGCTTATTCCTAAGATTGCGCATCCCCAAGACTTTTCGCATTTTCGCCTGATTAGCTTGTGTAACTTCGTTAACAAGCTAATTTCGCGAATTTTGGCGGATCGCTTGGCTCAAATACTTCCTAAGATCATTTCCCCGCAGCAGAGTGGATTTGTTCGGGGGCGGATCATCTCAGATAACTTTTTGCTTGCGCAGGAGTTGCTATCTAGTATGGGTAGAACCTCTGAAAATGCTGATGTTGCTCTTAAGCTAGATATGTCAAAGGCTTACGATCGTGTCTCTTGGGTATTTTTTACTATGGTCTTGCGTAGATTTGGGTTTGGGGAGCAATGGATTGATAGGGTTTGGAGATTGGTGTCGAATAGCTGGTTTTCAGTTTTGGTTAATGGAGCGAGTGTGGGGTTTTTTAAATCTACGCGAGGGATTCGGCAAGGCGATCCATTGTCCCCAGGTCTATTTATCATTGGTGTGGAGGTGATGTCTCGCTCTCTAAATAAGCTTTTGGAGAATCGGGAGTTCAAGTGCTTTTCAGTTCCTAGAGGATGCCCTAAGATCACTCATCTTAGTTATGCTGACGATGTCCTGGTTTTTTCTAGTACTTGTTCCTCTTCTTTGAGGTGTGTCATGCAAACGATTGGCGGGTATGAGGCAATATCGGGGCAGAAGATTAATGTTCAGAAGTGTGGTTTCTTGGCTCATGATAAGTTGCCTAGCTATTGTATGGCGAGGGTTCGGCGGGCAACGGGTTTTGGCCTCAAATCTTTTCCTGTGCGATACTTGGGTTGCCCGCTTTTCACAGGGCGTCGAAAGAGTGTGTACTTCATGGAGATGGTGCAGTCAGTCATTAATAAAATTTCTTCATGGAGATCCAGATTTCTATCCAGTGGGGGGCGTCTCATACTCATAAGGCATGTTCTCTCTGCGATTCCGACTCACTTGCTTGCGGCAGCTTGTCCCCCAAGAGGAGTCCTTGCCTTGGCTGAACGGGCCATGGCCAATTTTCTTTGGGGGGAGCGGGAGGGTGGTTTCCGGCATCACTGGATCGAATGGGATGATTTGTGTGCCAGCTTGTCTCAGGGGGGAATAGGTATTCGTTCGTTACTGGAGGTCCAGTCAGCATTCTCAATCAAACTGTGGTGGCGGTTCCGTACAAGTGATTGTTTATGGTCGACATTTATGCAGGCAAAATACTGTCGGCGGAGTCATCCATGCATGGTGGGGACGGTGCAGGGTAGCTCATATGTGTGGCGCCGCATGCTTCAAGTGCGTGAGGTGGCGGAGCAAAATCTTTGGTGGCTGGTCCGGTCTGGTCAGTGTAACTTTTGGTTTGATAATTGGCTTGGATCTGGACCTCTTTGTCAGCGACTACAAAGTGTCTCTGATCATCCAGTACGTGATTTCGTGTTGAATGGACGATGGAATCAACAGTTGTTGCGGCGCTGGGTTCCGGATGATATAGTGTCAGAAATTGTTACCAAACCTCCCCCAGTGGGGGTCGCGGATGATTGTGCGGTGTGGGCATTGACGGAGTCTGGGGATTTCTCGATTGCTTCTTCCTATGTGCTCCTGGGCAGGCAGAGTCCTTCCTCATTCATGTTTAGTAGGGTATGGCATTCTTTGATACCAATAAAGGTATCTTTTTTCATGGTGCGGTTGTTGCAGGATCGATTGCCTTTGGCGTCTGTGCTAGGACGATTGCATGTGTATGGTCCTTCCAAGTGTTTTTGTTGTTCGGCCCCGCAATCCGAATCTTTGGACCATATATTTGGGGAAGGTGATGTAGCTCAGTTTTTGTGGACATTCTTTGGGAACGGTGCGGGGGTGACGTACCGAGGGAGTGGGGCGCGTTCACGTCTGGCTGGCTGGTGGTGTCAACCGAAATGTAGTTCGCGTTTGGCATCACTTCACGTACTGGTGCCTAGTATAATCTGCTGGCATATTTGGTTAGCACGAAATCTTGCGGTTTTTGAAGGGAAGTGTCTGCGTAGGGAAGCCATGTGTGATCGCATCCTCGCGGATATTGTGGGGCTTTTTTGCGGGAAGTATGCAGGGGAGGCTATGGGACATGGATCTTGGTTGGCATTTTATTCCAATATTTGTGGATGGAGGCCTCGTTATTGCCATAGTCTGGTTCATTGGGTGCTTCCAACCCAGGGGGCTTTCAAGCTAAATACAGATGGATGCTCGTTGGGCAACCCGGGCGCTAGTGGTGGGGGTGGTGTGCTCCGGGATTCATCTGGTGTAGTGGTGTTTGGGTTTTCGACTCCGCTTGCGGAGCTGACTTGCCTTCAAGCAGAGATTATGTCCTTGTTGGTTGGAGTGCAGCAATGTCTCCTTAGGGGATTCTTGCGGATTCAGGTGGAGGTGGATTCTCTTGTGTTAGTCAACATACTGCTCAAGAAATCAAGGTGTCCGTGGGTAATTCAGCCGGAGATAGCTGCCTTAGAGGCGATTCAGGGTGTGGAATGGTCTGTGGGGCATTGTTATCGTGAGGCGAATCAGGTGGCGGATGCGTTGGCCAAGGTGGGGGCACGGTCAGAGGATTTTGTCTTGTATTCTTCACagcaagactttcccagaatgGCAAGGGGGGCCTTGGGCTTAGATAGGTCTCAGACTCCCGCTATTCAGGTTAGAGTTGCTCGCAAGTGA